A DNA window from Zingiber officinale cultivar Zhangliang chromosome 3A, Zo_v1.1, whole genome shotgun sequence contains the following coding sequences:
- the LOC122051106 gene encoding serine/threonine-protein kinase VPS15-like isoform X3, with protein sequence MILHMIQLNPNARLSSQSYLQNYASSIFPSYFSPSLHKFFSYLVPLDSDARVAAIERAFHKIHAQMMSVRSSDDVILDSSASPKLTDEEGFQNIKGVTQSMLLARGDARSRSRKSTIPGQVQLVGDITSLLRDVEQINHSVHSDVTQKNATILSTNDSETDCTRFSKQSRTLKDQPSNDLQGHKQKDFLFLRNILKGDLDSLIDVYDSQTDTYRMPSFPQSGDKNSCDGMVLIASLVCSCIRSVKQPQLRRAGLLLLKTTSLYTDDEDRLQHVLPYVIAMLSDPAAIVRCAALETLCDILTLVQDFPPSDAMIFPEYIFPMLSMLPDDPEESVRICYASNISKIALSSYRFLIQAETIAGGGPLGKPTIAQKSQPLIMESPSKQRGYRIDSQLMQLRRLLAEIVQELVMGPKQTPNVRRALMQDIGHLCYFFGQKHSNDFLLPILPAFLNDRDEQLQSAFYKHIIFFCYFVGQVSVEEYLLPYIEQALSDEMEVVIVNGLDCLSILCKSGFLRKRMLLGLIEKVFPLLCYPIYWVRRSAVTFIAASSKSLGPVDSHVYLSPVLLPFLDRVPTSLSSETSLLSCLKPPVSKVIYHQVLENARSSDMLERQRRIWYNSSTYSNQLETIEHTRKVSGEVKSNNISVKRESDLQSGKYANSTTLNASLPVVEDVAVRTGTSFQISGSMDIRDSVYSEKTQFSTFTSPQVTAANTSLCDGPSDGIPLYYVSLDKLASGIGPESSCQWNPKGVAASSMRLEPLDKPFGLSNSVPPKLVSSSFLNISTNIKQVQKQADVVSRDSEQSALLTSKFQDITVYDALKGSSLNDASQSELSGLSTFARASSVPDIGWKPRGVLVAHLQEHKSSVNDVTVSNDHTFFISASDDSTVKIWDTRKLEKDISFRSRLTYSLDGCRALCTAMLRGTAQVVVGASDGTIHLFSVNYISRGFGNVIEKYSGIADIQNRKIGEGAILSVLNCSSIDSSISQTVLFTTQRCGVHLWDIRANSDAWTFKAVPDEGYVSSLVMGQCGNWFVSGSSRGVLTLWDLRFLLPVNSWQYPMVCPVEKLCLLIPPLNSVSAVTRPLVYVAAGSNEVSLWNAENGSCHQVLRVASGEHEGESTHFSLATERPSRKQSSQLYGKRNINSKYRIDELNEPAPRLQGIRSLLPLPGGDLLTGCADLTIRYWDHTRPEHSYCVCGPWTKGVGNDGYYDIRSSFGVQIVQQEMNKRSTKLTQKTFLSTAATDSAGCHRDSVLSLASLKLSQRVLISSSRDGAIKVWK encoded by the exons ATGATACTTCATATGATTCAGTTAAATCCAAATGCAAGGTTATCAAGTCAAAGTTACTTGCAAAATTATGCATCTTCAATATTTCCAAGCTATTTCTCACCATCCCTTCACAAATTCTTCTCTTATTTGGTTCCGCTTGATTCAGATGCAAGG GTTGCAGCAATTGAAAGAGCATTCCATAAGATTCATGCACAAATGATGAGTGTCAGGTCATCAGATGATGTCATTCTTGACTCATCTGCATCTCCCAAACTCACAGACGAAGAAGGTTTTCAAAATATTAAAGGTGTGACTCAAAGTATGCTTTTGGCTAGAGGGGATGCAAGAAGCAGATCAAGGAAGAGTACAATTCCAGGCCAGGTTCAGCTTGTTGGAGATATCACTTCACTCTTGAGGGATGTAGAACAAATAAATCATTCTGTGCACAGTGATGTAACACAGAAGAATGCTACAATCTTGTCTACTAATGATTCTGAGACTGACTGCACTAGATTTTCTAAGCAATCAAGGACCTTGAAGGATCAGCCATCAAATGATCTCCAAGGGCACAAGCAGAAAGATTTTCTATTTCTAAGAAACATCTTGAAAGGTGATCTGGACTCTTTGATCGATGTTTATGATAGCCAGACAGATACATACCGCATGCCATCTTTTCCACAGTCAGGTGACAAAAACAGTTGCGATGGCATGGTCCTGATTGCATCATTAGTATGTTCTTGCATAAGAAGTGTGAAACAGCCACAACTCAGAAGGGCTGGTCTCCTCCTACTGAAGACCACTTCCTTGTACACTGATGATGAAGATCGTCTACAACATGTCCTTCCATATGTTATTGCAATGCTTTCTGATCCAGCTGCTATTGTTCGCTGTGCTGCTCTTGAAACATTGTGTGACATTTTAACTCTTGTCCAAGATTTCCCTCCTAGTGATGCAATGATTTTTCCTGAGTATATATTTCCAATGCTTTCCATGCTTCCTGATGATCCAGAGgagagtgttagaatttgttatgCTAGTAATATTTCTAAGATTGCGTTGTCTTCTTATAGATTTTTAATTCAGGCTGAGACTATAGCTGGTGGAGGGCCTCTAGGTAAACCAACTATAGCACAAAAATCACAACCTCTTATTATGGAATCACCGAGTAAGCAACGAGGCTACAGAATTGACAGTCAGCTTATGCAATTAAGGAGATTGTTAGCTGAAATTGTGCAAGAGCTGGTAATGGGTCCAAAGCAAACTCCAAATGTCCGTCGAGCTCTTATGCAGGATATTGGCCATCTATGTTACTTCTTCGGTCAGAAGCATAGTAATGATTTCCTATTGCCCATTCTTCCAGCATTTCTCAATGATCGAGATGAGCAGCTTCAATCAGCTTTCTATAAACATATAATTTTTTTCTGCTATTTTGTTGGCCAAGTGAGTGTTGAGGAATATCTTTTACCATACATTGAGCAGGCTTTAAGTGATGAAATGGAGGTTGTAATTGTGAATGGTTTGGATTGTTTGTCCATATTATGCAAAAGTGGTTTCCTACGAAAAAGGATGCttcttgggttgattgagaaagttTTCCCCTTGTTATGTTATCCAATCTATTGGGTTAGAAGATCAGCCGTTACTTTCATTGCTGCTAGTAGCAAGAGTTTGGGGCCAGTAGATTCCCATGTTTATCTTTCTCCAGTCTTACTCCCTTTTTTAGATAGGGTGCCAACTTCTTTATCTTCTGAAACATCTCTACTTTCATGCCTGAAGCCTCCAGTCTCTAAAGTAATATACCATCAAGTTCTGGAAAATGCAAGGAGTTCTGACATGTTGGAAAGACAAAGGAGGATATGGTATAATTCATCAACATATTCAAATCAGTTGGAAACTATTGAACACACTAGGAAGGTTTCAGGAGAAGTGAAATCCAATAATATTTCTGTCAAAAGAGAATCAGATTTACAAAGTGGAAAATATGCCAACAGTACAACACTGAATGCATCTTTACCTGTCGTGGAGGATGTTGCTGTAAGAACAGGGACATCTTTTCAGATCTCTGGCTCAATGGATATAAGAGATTCTGTTTATTCGGAAAAAACACAATTTTCTACATTCACATCTCCACAGGTAACAGCAGCTAATACTTCTCTTTGTGATGGGCCTAGTGATGGCATTCCCTTGTACTATGTTAGTCTCGATAAACTTGCATCTGGTATTGGTCCTGAATCTTCATGTCAATGGAACCCTAAAGGTGTCGCTGCTTCAAGCATGCGGTTGGAACCTCTCGACAAGCCATTTGGCTTATCTAATTCAGTTCCACCCAAACTGGTTTCAAGCTCTTTTTTAAATATCAGCACCAACATCAAACAAGTTCAAAAACAAGCTGATGTTGTATCCCGGGACTCTGAGCAATCTGCACTTCTTACCAGTAAGTTTCAGGATATAACTGTTTATGATGCTTTGAAGGGAAGCTCATTGAATGACGCCTCACAGTCCGAGTTAAGTGGATTATCTACCTTTGCAAGAGCATCTTCAGTTCCTGATATAGGATGGAAACCACGTGGAGTTCTGGTTGCACATCTCCAGGAGCACAAATCTTCTGTGAACGATGTAACTGTATCAAATGACCACACTTTTTTCATAAGTGCATCTGATGATTCGACTGTTAAGATATGGGATACTAGGAAATTGGAAAAGGACATCTCTTTTAGGTCTAGGTTAACATATTCTCTAGATGGTTGTCGAGCTTTATGTACAGCTATGCTTCGAGGCACTGCCCAAGTGGTTGTTGGTGCAAGCGATGGAACGATTCATTTATTTTCTGTAAATTACATAAGTAGAGGGTTCGGTAATGTAATAGAAAAGTATTCTGGTATTGCTGATATCCAGAACAGAAAAATTGGTGAAGGTGCGATTCTTAGTGTGTTGAACTGCTCTAGTATAGATAGTAGCATTAGTCAGACTGTTTTATTCACCACCCAGAGATGTGGAGTTCATCTCTGGGATATAAGGGCAAATTCTGATGCCTGGACATTTAAAGCTGTTCCAGATGAAGGATATGTCTCATCTCTTGTAATGGGTCAATGTGGAAACTGGTTTGTATCTGGTTCTTCTAGAGGTGTTCTGACACTCTGGGATCTCAGGTTCCTTCTGCCAGTGAACTCATGGCAATATCCCATGGTTTGCCCTGTGGAGAAGCTATGCTTACTAATTCCACCATTGAACTCAGTGTCTGCTGTGACAAGGCCATTAGTTTATGTTGCTGCTGGAAGTAATGAAGTCTCCCTCTGGAATGCTGAGAACGGAAGTTGTCATCAG GTGTTGAGAGTAGCCAGTGGTGAGCACGAAGGTGAATCAACCCATTTTTCTCTAGCGACAGAGAGGCCTTCTAGAAAGCAAAGTTCTCAATTATATGGGAAAAGAAATATCAATTCCAAATATAGGATTGACGAGTTGAATGAACCAGCCCCTCGTCTTCAGGGTATTCGATCATTGCTTCCATTACCTGGGGGAGATCTGTTGACTGGATGTGCAGATTTGACAATACGTTACTGGGATCATACACG TCCTGAGCATAGTTATTGTGTCTGTGGTCCATGGACAAAAGGCGTAGGAAATGATGGGTACTATGATATTAGGTCTAGCTTTGGTGTGCAAATTGTTCAG CAGGAGATGAACAAGCGGTCGACTAAGTTGACTCAGAAGACATTCCTTTCCACGGCAGCCACTGATTCTGCTGGGTGTCACCGTGACTCTGTGCTTTCGTTAGCATCTCTCAAGTTGAGCCAAAGGGTTTTGATCTCAAGTAGCAGAGATGGTGCAATCAAGGTATGGAAATAG
- the LOC122051106 gene encoding serine/threonine-protein kinase VPS15-like isoform X4 → MDIFSLGCVIAELFLEGQPLFELSQLLAYRRGQYDPCQCLEKIQDEGIQKMILHMIQLNPNARLSSQSYLQNYASSIFPSYFSPSLHKFFSYLVPLDSDARVAAIERAFHKIHAQMMSVRSSDDVILDSSASPKLTDEEGFQNIKGVTQSMLLARGDARSRSRKSTIPGQVQLVGDITSLLRDVEQINHSVHSDVTQKNATILSTNDSETDCTRFSKQSRTLKDQPSNDLQGHKQKDFLFLRNILKGDLDSLIDVYDSQTDTYRMPSFPQSGDKNSCDGMVLIASLVCSCIRSVKQPQLRRAGLLLLKTTSLYTDDEDRLQHVLPYVIAMLSDPAAIVRCAALETLCDILTLVQDFPPSDAMIFPEYIFPMLSMLPDDPEESVRICYASNISKIALSSYRFLIQAETIAGGGPLGKPTIAQKSQPLIMESPSKQRGYRIDSQLMQLRRLLAEIVQELVMGPKQTPNVRRALMQDIGHLCYFFGQKHSNDFLLPILPAFLNDRDEQLQSAFYKHIIFFCYFVGQVSVEEYLLPYIEQALSDEMEVVIVNGLDCLSILCKSGFLRKRMLLGLIEKVFPLLCYPIYWVRRSAVTFIAASSKSLGPVDSHVYLSPVLLPFLDRVPTSLSSETSLLSCLKPPVSKVIYHQVLENARSSDMLERQRRIWYNSSTYSNQLETIEHTRKVSGEVKSNNISVKRESDLQSGKYANSTTLNASLPVVEDVAVRTGTSFQISGSMDIRDSVYSEKTQFSTFTSPQVTAANTSLCDGPSDGIPLYYVSLDKLASGIGPESSCQWNPKGVAASSMRLEPLDKPFGLSNSVPPKLVSSSFLNISTNIKQVQKQADVVSRDSEQSALLTSKFQDITVYDALKGSSLNDASQSELSGLSTFARASSVPDIGWKPRGVLVAHLQEHKSSVNDVTVSNDHTFFISASDDSTVKIWDTRKLEKDISFRSRLTYSLDGCRALCTAMLRGTAQVVVGASDGTIHLFSVNYISRGFGNVIEKYSGIADIQNRKIGEGAILSVLNCSSIDSSISQTVLFTTQRCGVHLWDIRANSDAWTFKAVPDEGYVSSLVMGQCGNWFVSGSSRGVLTLWDLRFLLPVNSWQYPMVCPVEKLCLLIPPLNSVSAVTRPLVYVAAGSNEVSLWNAENGSCHQVLRVASGEHEGESTHFSLATERPSRKQSSQLYGKRNINSKYRIDELNEPAPRLQGIRSLLPLPGGDLLTGCADLTIRYWDHTRPEHSYCVCGPWTKGVGNDGYYDIRSSFGVQIVQQEMNKRSTKLTQKTFLSTAATDSAGCHRDSVLSLASLKLSQRVLISSSRDGAIKVWK, encoded by the exons ATGGACATTTTCTCCTTGGG ATGTGTTATTGCTGAACTTTTTTTGGAGGGACAACCATTATTTGAGTTATCCCAGCTACTGGCATATCGGCGAGGGCAATATGACCCTTGTCAGTGCCTAGAAAAG ATACAAGATGAAGGTATTCAGAAAATGATACTTCATATGATTCAGTTAAATCCAAATGCAAGGTTATCAAGTCAAAGTTACTTGCAAAATTATGCATCTTCAATATTTCCAAGCTATTTCTCACCATCCCTTCACAAATTCTTCTCTTATTTGGTTCCGCTTGATTCAGATGCAAGG GTTGCAGCAATTGAAAGAGCATTCCATAAGATTCATGCACAAATGATGAGTGTCAGGTCATCAGATGATGTCATTCTTGACTCATCTGCATCTCCCAAACTCACAGACGAAGAAGGTTTTCAAAATATTAAAGGTGTGACTCAAAGTATGCTTTTGGCTAGAGGGGATGCAAGAAGCAGATCAAGGAAGAGTACAATTCCAGGCCAGGTTCAGCTTGTTGGAGATATCACTTCACTCTTGAGGGATGTAGAACAAATAAATCATTCTGTGCACAGTGATGTAACACAGAAGAATGCTACAATCTTGTCTACTAATGATTCTGAGACTGACTGCACTAGATTTTCTAAGCAATCAAGGACCTTGAAGGATCAGCCATCAAATGATCTCCAAGGGCACAAGCAGAAAGATTTTCTATTTCTAAGAAACATCTTGAAAGGTGATCTGGACTCTTTGATCGATGTTTATGATAGCCAGACAGATACATACCGCATGCCATCTTTTCCACAGTCAGGTGACAAAAACAGTTGCGATGGCATGGTCCTGATTGCATCATTAGTATGTTCTTGCATAAGAAGTGTGAAACAGCCACAACTCAGAAGGGCTGGTCTCCTCCTACTGAAGACCACTTCCTTGTACACTGATGATGAAGATCGTCTACAACATGTCCTTCCATATGTTATTGCAATGCTTTCTGATCCAGCTGCTATTGTTCGCTGTGCTGCTCTTGAAACATTGTGTGACATTTTAACTCTTGTCCAAGATTTCCCTCCTAGTGATGCAATGATTTTTCCTGAGTATATATTTCCAATGCTTTCCATGCTTCCTGATGATCCAGAGgagagtgttagaatttgttatgCTAGTAATATTTCTAAGATTGCGTTGTCTTCTTATAGATTTTTAATTCAGGCTGAGACTATAGCTGGTGGAGGGCCTCTAGGTAAACCAACTATAGCACAAAAATCACAACCTCTTATTATGGAATCACCGAGTAAGCAACGAGGCTACAGAATTGACAGTCAGCTTATGCAATTAAGGAGATTGTTAGCTGAAATTGTGCAAGAGCTGGTAATGGGTCCAAAGCAAACTCCAAATGTCCGTCGAGCTCTTATGCAGGATATTGGCCATCTATGTTACTTCTTCGGTCAGAAGCATAGTAATGATTTCCTATTGCCCATTCTTCCAGCATTTCTCAATGATCGAGATGAGCAGCTTCAATCAGCTTTCTATAAACATATAATTTTTTTCTGCTATTTTGTTGGCCAAGTGAGTGTTGAGGAATATCTTTTACCATACATTGAGCAGGCTTTAAGTGATGAAATGGAGGTTGTAATTGTGAATGGTTTGGATTGTTTGTCCATATTATGCAAAAGTGGTTTCCTACGAAAAAGGATGCttcttgggttgattgagaaagttTTCCCCTTGTTATGTTATCCAATCTATTGGGTTAGAAGATCAGCCGTTACTTTCATTGCTGCTAGTAGCAAGAGTTTGGGGCCAGTAGATTCCCATGTTTATCTTTCTCCAGTCTTACTCCCTTTTTTAGATAGGGTGCCAACTTCTTTATCTTCTGAAACATCTCTACTTTCATGCCTGAAGCCTCCAGTCTCTAAAGTAATATACCATCAAGTTCTGGAAAATGCAAGGAGTTCTGACATGTTGGAAAGACAAAGGAGGATATGGTATAATTCATCAACATATTCAAATCAGTTGGAAACTATTGAACACACTAGGAAGGTTTCAGGAGAAGTGAAATCCAATAATATTTCTGTCAAAAGAGAATCAGATTTACAAAGTGGAAAATATGCCAACAGTACAACACTGAATGCATCTTTACCTGTCGTGGAGGATGTTGCTGTAAGAACAGGGACATCTTTTCAGATCTCTGGCTCAATGGATATAAGAGATTCTGTTTATTCGGAAAAAACACAATTTTCTACATTCACATCTCCACAGGTAACAGCAGCTAATACTTCTCTTTGTGATGGGCCTAGTGATGGCATTCCCTTGTACTATGTTAGTCTCGATAAACTTGCATCTGGTATTGGTCCTGAATCTTCATGTCAATGGAACCCTAAAGGTGTCGCTGCTTCAAGCATGCGGTTGGAACCTCTCGACAAGCCATTTGGCTTATCTAATTCAGTTCCACCCAAACTGGTTTCAAGCTCTTTTTTAAATATCAGCACCAACATCAAACAAGTTCAAAAACAAGCTGATGTTGTATCCCGGGACTCTGAGCAATCTGCACTTCTTACCAGTAAGTTTCAGGATATAACTGTTTATGATGCTTTGAAGGGAAGCTCATTGAATGACGCCTCACAGTCCGAGTTAAGTGGATTATCTACCTTTGCAAGAGCATCTTCAGTTCCTGATATAGGATGGAAACCACGTGGAGTTCTGGTTGCACATCTCCAGGAGCACAAATCTTCTGTGAACGATGTAACTGTATCAAATGACCACACTTTTTTCATAAGTGCATCTGATGATTCGACTGTTAAGATATGGGATACTAGGAAATTGGAAAAGGACATCTCTTTTAGGTCTAGGTTAACATATTCTCTAGATGGTTGTCGAGCTTTATGTACAGCTATGCTTCGAGGCACTGCCCAAGTGGTTGTTGGTGCAAGCGATGGAACGATTCATTTATTTTCTGTAAATTACATAAGTAGAGGGTTCGGTAATGTAATAGAAAAGTATTCTGGTATTGCTGATATCCAGAACAGAAAAATTGGTGAAGGTGCGATTCTTAGTGTGTTGAACTGCTCTAGTATAGATAGTAGCATTAGTCAGACTGTTTTATTCACCACCCAGAGATGTGGAGTTCATCTCTGGGATATAAGGGCAAATTCTGATGCCTGGACATTTAAAGCTGTTCCAGATGAAGGATATGTCTCATCTCTTGTAATGGGTCAATGTGGAAACTGGTTTGTATCTGGTTCTTCTAGAGGTGTTCTGACACTCTGGGATCTCAGGTTCCTTCTGCCAGTGAACTCATGGCAATATCCCATGGTTTGCCCTGTGGAGAAGCTATGCTTACTAATTCCACCATTGAACTCAGTGTCTGCTGTGACAAGGCCATTAGTTTATGTTGCTGCTGGAAGTAATGAAGTCTCCCTCTGGAATGCTGAGAACGGAAGTTGTCATCAG GTGTTGAGAGTAGCCAGTGGTGAGCACGAAGGTGAATCAACCCATTTTTCTCTAGCGACAGAGAGGCCTTCTAGAAAGCAAAGTTCTCAATTATATGGGAAAAGAAATATCAATTCCAAATATAGGATTGACGAGTTGAATGAACCAGCCCCTCGTCTTCAGGGTATTCGATCATTGCTTCCATTACCTGGGGGAGATCTGTTGACTGGATGTGCAGATTTGACAATACGTTACTGGGATCATACACG TCCTGAGCATAGTTATTGTGTCTGTGGTCCATGGACAAAAGGCGTAGGAAATGATGGGTACTATGATATTAGGTCTAGCTTTGGTGTGCAAATTGTTCAG CAGGAGATGAACAAGCGGTCGACTAAGTTGACTCAGAAGACATTCCTTTCCACGGCAGCCACTGATTCTGCTGGGTGTCACCGTGACTCTGTGCTTTCGTTAGCATCTCTCAAGTTGAGCCAAAGGGTTTTGATCTCAAGTAGCAGAGATGGTGCAATCAAGGTATGGAAATAG